A genomic region of Bosea sp. 124 contains the following coding sequences:
- a CDS encoding metallophosphoesterase yields the protein MLPLRPAGLSGPRPQRADAMLIEPRDGDAEDDASSTKTHSLIAIAGTLLGEINLPKLALAWVILALVPGILLGLAPLVVTAWFGNVSGRIMALAGIGPLLVLVAVAAFGWFGLRPLFRAAERSFWSLNSLAVQPGYVLAREGLRHLAERFLPAGASEDSRARLRALTAFAAGLGAALVAGGIAAAVWPATRWSGEVADIAHPLRLLVPALANTVSVMSAYLALASLVWGIADATMDQPRDLAGFDGAQSSDRQWRVAHLSDIHVVGERYGFRIESGRAGPRGNGRLHLVLERLAAIHAAEPLDAVLVTGDMTDAGRSAEWAEFLDALARHPELAARTLILPGNHDVNIVDRANPARLELPTSPGKRLRQMRTLSAMEAVQGGRVHVVDKNAGAIGRTLSERLEPHRRAIAAFADSGGLRLSLGLSAIWEEVFPMVLPPAEPDGLGVVLLNSNAETHFSFTNALGLVAEEDLRAMLAALSQYPAARWIIALHHHPVEYPQQAKAFSERIGTALINGSRFVRQLAPHARRLVAMHGHRHIDWIGRCGALRIVSAPSPVMEATNDEPTAFYIHRLGAAPDGGLALLAPERIELVPPSNPSLRGGGVASQFSISQ from the coding sequence ATGCTGCCCCTCCGCCCGGCCGGGCTTTCCGGCCCCCGGCCGCAGCGCGCCGACGCGATGCTGATCGAACCGCGCGACGGCGACGCCGAGGACGACGCCAGCAGCACGAAGACGCATTCGCTCATCGCCATCGCGGGAACCCTGCTCGGTGAGATCAACCTGCCCAAGCTGGCATTGGCCTGGGTGATCCTCGCGCTGGTGCCGGGCATCCTGCTCGGGCTTGCGCCGCTCGTCGTCACGGCCTGGTTTGGCAATGTCTCCGGCCGGATCATGGCGCTGGCCGGCATCGGGCCGCTTTTGGTCCTGGTGGCCGTCGCCGCCTTCGGCTGGTTCGGATTGAGGCCGCTGTTTCGTGCCGCCGAGCGCAGCTTCTGGTCGCTCAATTCGCTCGCCGTCCAGCCGGGCTATGTGCTCGCCCGCGAAGGGCTGCGCCATCTGGCGGAGCGTTTTCTCCCGGCCGGCGCGAGCGAGGACAGCCGGGCGCGCCTGCGGGCGCTCACCGCGTTCGCCGCGGGCCTGGGCGCGGCGCTGGTCGCGGGCGGGATCGCCGCCGCGGTCTGGCCGGCCACGCGCTGGTCCGGCGAAGTCGCCGATATCGCGCATCCCCTGCGCCTCCTCGTGCCGGCGCTCGCGAATACGGTCTCCGTGATGAGCGCCTATCTCGCGCTGGCTTCGCTGGTCTGGGGGATCGCCGACGCCACCATGGATCAGCCGCGCGATCTCGCGGGCTTCGATGGGGCGCAAAGCTCGGACCGGCAATGGCGTGTGGCCCATCTCTCCGACATCCATGTCGTCGGCGAGCGCTATGGCTTCCGCATCGAGAGCGGGCGCGCCGGCCCGCGTGGCAACGGGCGGCTCCACCTCGTGCTGGAGCGGCTGGCGGCGATCCACGCCGCCGAGCCGCTCGATGCGGTGCTGGTTACCGGCGACATGACCGATGCCGGCCGCTCCGCCGAATGGGCCGAATTCCTCGATGCGCTGGCGCGCCATCCCGAGCTCGCCGCGCGCACCTTGATCCTGCCGGGCAATCACGACGTCAACATCGTCGACCGCGCCAATCCGGCCCGGCTCGAGCTGCCGACGAGCCCTGGCAAGCGCCTGCGCCAGATGCGGACGCTCTCGGCCATGGAGGCCGTGCAGGGCGGGCGCGTCCACGTCGTCGACAAGAACGCCGGCGCGATCGGCCGGACCCTGTCGGAGCGGCTCGAGCCGCATCGCCGGGCGATCGCGGCCTTCGCCGATTCCGGCGGGCTGCGTCTCTCCCTGGGGCTGTCGGCGATCTGGGAGGAGGTCTTCCCGATGGTGCTGCCGCCGGCTGAACCGGATGGCCTCGGCGTCGTGCTGCTGAACTCGAATGCCGAGACGCATTTCTCCTTCACCAACGCGCTCGGCCTCGTCGCGGAGGAGGATCTGCGGGCGATGCTGGCGGCGCTGTCGCAATATCCGGCGGCACGCTGGATCATCGCGCTGCATCACCACCCGGTCGAATATCCGCAGCAGGCCAAGGCCTTTTCGGAGCGGATCGGCACCGCGCTGATCAATGGCAGCCGCTTCGTGCGCCAGCTCGCGCCGCATGCGCGCCGGCTCGTGGCGATGCATGGGCACCGGCATATCGACTGGATCGGCCGGTGCGGCGCGCTCCGGATCGTCTCGGCGCCGTCCCCGGTCATGGAGGCGACGAATGACGAGCCGACCGCGTTCTACATCCACCGGCTCGGTGCGGCGCCCGATGGCGGGCTCGCATTGCTGGCGCCGGAGCGCATCGAGCTCGTGCCGCCCTCAAACCCCTCCCTACGAGGGGGAGGGGTCGCGTCGCAATTCTCGATCTCGCAGTAA
- a CDS encoding Na+/H+ antiporter subunit E encodes MNALPAPRLRPSPPILLGRGLGFFALWLALIGTAPADWPFGLVAAAAATWASTELWPADGGLSFSGLARFVLRFLPQAVIAGTDIARRAMAPRITLKPGLVGYRATLRPGLAQGAMCAVMSLQPGKLPVSCQASGDMLIHCLDTGAPVTAELAADEAAFLRILQGGRDHG; translated from the coding sequence ATGAACGCGCTCCCCGCCCCTCGCCTGCGCCCGTCACCCCCCATTCTTCTGGGTCGCGGCCTGGGCTTCTTCGCCCTCTGGCTCGCCCTGATCGGAACCGCCCCCGCGGACTGGCCGTTCGGCCTCGTCGCGGCTGCGGCCGCAACATGGGCGAGCACGGAGCTCTGGCCGGCAGATGGCGGGCTGTCGTTCTCCGGCCTCGCCCGCTTCGTGCTGCGCTTCCTGCCGCAGGCCGTGATCGCCGGGACCGACATCGCCCGGCGGGCCATGGCGCCGCGTATCACGCTGAAGCCCGGGCTGGTCGGCTACCGGGCAACGCTTCGTCCCGGGCTCGCGCAGGGCGCGATGTGTGCGGTGATGAGCCTCCAGCCGGGAAAACTGCCGGTCTCGTGCCAGGCCAGCGGCGACATGCTGATCCACTGCCTGGACACCGGGGCGCCGGTGACGGCCGAACTCGCGGCCGACGAAGCGGCGTTCCTGCGCATCCTGCAGGGAGGGCGCGACCATGGCTGA
- a CDS encoding monovalent cation/H+ antiporter complex subunit F yields MAESLTATALLVLLASAAGLVAVLRSRIAIEKMMAVQLLGTGGAATLLLLGSASAEPALADVALLLVLLSAFSCAAFTLGENEPSEVPTEPDEPS; encoded by the coding sequence ATGGCTGAAAGCCTGACCGCAACTGCCCTGCTCGTTCTGCTGGCCAGCGCGGCCGGGCTGGTGGCGGTGCTGCGCTCGCGTATCGCGATCGAGAAGATGATGGCGGTGCAATTGCTCGGAACGGGTGGCGCCGCGACGCTGCTCCTGCTCGGCAGCGCCTCGGCGGAGCCGGCGCTGGCCGATGTCGCTCTTCTGCTCGTGCTGCTTTCCGCCTTCTCCTGCGCGGCTTTCACGCTCGGCGAGAACGAGCCGTCCGAGGTGCCGACGGAGCCGGACGAGCCGTCATGA
- a CDS encoding monovalent cation/H(+) antiporter subunit G — MISFADGFTLVFVAAGALLFLAGTLGLLRFPDTLSRLHALSKADNLGLGLIVIGLLPQAQSVAGGVKLVCIWLLAQLSAATASQLIAGIAARRKPEA, encoded by the coding sequence ATGATCTCGTTTGCGGACGGATTCACGCTGGTCTTCGTGGCGGCTGGAGCGCTCCTGTTCCTGGCGGGGACGCTCGGGCTGCTGCGCTTCCCTGATACGCTGAGCCGGCTGCATGCGCTCAGCAAAGCCGACAATCTCGGCCTCGGACTGATCGTGATCGGCCTGCTGCCGCAGGCGCAGAGCGTGGCGGGCGGTGTGAAACTCGTCTGCATCTGGCTTCTGGCGCAGTTGTCCGCCGCGACCGCCAGCCAGTTGATCGCGGGCATCGCCGCGCGCCGGAAGCCGGAGGCATGA
- a CDS encoding hydrogenase subunit MbhD domain-containing protein, with translation MSLVFDLALAAGLIALSLHIVLSRDGRGAIVAFIAFGLLLGIGWARLAAVDVALTEAAIGGGLTGMLLLKAHAHIAGRASQAPPAARPAWVIPALACGAVTLGLGFVVLAFPHPAPSLAREAVTALGATGLGNPVTAVLLAYRAIDTLLEKIVLIVALIGVWSLTADDAWGGASHLRPAIVPEPLVFLARALPPFGVLIAVYQVWVGADAPGGTFQAGTILAAMWLLVMLAGLRPAPETRQAALRMILAAGPALFILVGFAGVAIASGFLSYPEAIAKPLIVAIEVALTLSVAGTLALLVAGPPDRAPSP, from the coding sequence ATGAGCCTCGTCTTCGACCTCGCGCTGGCCGCAGGGCTGATCGCGCTTTCGCTTCACATCGTCCTGAGCCGCGACGGCCGGGGGGCGATCGTCGCCTTCATCGCCTTCGGACTGCTGCTCGGCATCGGCTGGGCCAGGCTGGCTGCGGTCGATGTCGCGCTGACGGAAGCTGCCATCGGCGGCGGGTTGACCGGCATGCTGCTGCTGAAGGCGCATGCCCATATCGCCGGCCGGGCCTCGCAGGCGCCGCCGGCTGCCCGCCCGGCCTGGGTGATCCCGGCTCTGGCCTGCGGCGCGGTCACGCTGGGTCTCGGCTTCGTCGTGCTGGCCTTCCCGCATCCTGCGCCGAGCCTGGCGCGCGAAGCCGTCACCGCTCTCGGCGCGACCGGGCTCGGCAACCCGGTCACGGCCGTGCTGCTCGCCTATCGCGCGATCGACACCCTGCTGGAGAAGATCGTCCTGATCGTCGCGCTGATCGGGGTCTGGTCCCTGACGGCCGATGACGCCTGGGGTGGGGCCTCGCATCTGCGCCCCGCCATCGTACCGGAGCCGCTCGTCTTCCTCGCCCGCGCGCTGCCGCCTTTCGGCGTGCTGATCGCGGTCTATCAGGTCTGGGTCGGGGCCGACGCACCCGGCGGGACCTTCCAGGCCGGCACCATCCTGGCCGCGATGTGGCTGCTCGTCATGCTGGCAGGCCTGCGGCCTGCGCCCGAGACACGGCAGGCCGCGCTGCGGATGATCCTGGCGGCGGGGCCAGCGCTCTTCATTCTCGTCGGCTTCGCGGGTGTCGCCATTGCCAGCGGCTTCCTGTCCTATCCCGAAGCCATCGCCAAACCTCTGATCGTCGCGATCGAGGTCGCGCTGACGCTCTCGGTCGCCGGCACGCTCGCCCTGCTCGTCGCCGGCCCTCCCGACAGGGCGCCCTCGCCATGA
- a CDS encoding NADH-quinone oxidoreductase subunit K translates to MSAIALTSASLFGLCGAALVGIGLFCIVTHPELLRRLVGFNILGAGIFLVFGAVSRRGAAMGLSGDPVPQAMVITGIVVAFAATALAIALLRRLASLTGRDTLEAPSPETLPTPPRSEA, encoded by the coding sequence ATGAGCGCGATCGCCCTCACCTCCGCCTCGCTGTTTGGCCTGTGCGGTGCCGCGCTTGTCGGCATCGGCCTGTTCTGCATCGTCACGCATCCGGAGCTGCTGCGCCGGCTTGTCGGCTTCAACATTCTAGGCGCCGGCATCTTCCTGGTCTTCGGGGCGGTCTCGCGCCGCGGGGCGGCGATGGGCCTAAGCGGCGATCCCGTGCCGCAGGCCATGGTGATCACCGGCATCGTCGTCGCCTTCGCCGCGACCGCGCTCGCGATCGCGCTGCTGCGACGGCTGGCCTCGCTGACGGGCCGGGATACGCTCGAGGCTCCGTCGCCCGAGACTCTGCCAACGCCGCCGCGGAGCGAAGCGTGA
- a CDS encoding proton-conducting transporter membrane subunit — protein sequence MTALPGAAPLYAATPGGLLLVLAVMLPAAAVLAMLVLGPRHARRVALTTMALGLVVALAIGVELMRSGAALIYIVGNWQPPLGIALRADGLSAMMLAVTAAVMTGTGLFARELFGLDATSCDGRLATSFWMLLMGLWSGLCLVFLSQDLFNLYVALELLTFAAVPLVCLDGRGETVAAALRYLMFALLGSLLYLLGAGLLYGAYGTLDIRLIASASQHGPAIHVALALMIPGLLAKAALFPLHLWLPPAHAGAPAAASAVLSALVIKAPVFLILRLVLDIAPPEAAAIAGQVLAVLGAASILLCSIMALRQERLKLMIAYSTVAQIGYLFIVFPLATGGDGTPPWGTIAWTGGALQLTSHALAKAAMFMAAGIVAEAIGHDRIRDLGGFGRVLPLSAATFGLAGLSLMGIPPSGGFIAKCLLLTAAAVGGHLWLALTILAGGLLAGAYVFRVMDRALATPAEPLVLRKPIPLRLELIPLVLAILAVAIGFLPLEPFGLLQIGRPDAALAVSP from the coding sequence GTGACCGCGCTCCCGGGCGCGGCGCCCCTCTACGCCGCGACGCCGGGCGGCCTGCTGCTGGTGCTCGCCGTCATGCTGCCCGCCGCCGCCGTGCTGGCGATGCTGGTGCTCGGGCCCCGCCATGCGCGCCGGGTCGCGCTTACGACGATGGCGCTGGGCCTTGTCGTCGCGCTCGCCATCGGCGTCGAGCTCATGCGCAGCGGCGCGGCACTGATCTACATCGTCGGCAACTGGCAGCCGCCGCTCGGCATCGCGCTACGCGCCGACGGCCTCTCGGCGATGATGCTGGCGGTGACGGCCGCGGTCATGACGGGGACGGGCCTGTTCGCCCGCGAATTGTTTGGGCTCGACGCGACGAGTTGCGACGGGCGGCTGGCGACGAGCTTCTGGATGCTGCTGATGGGGCTGTGGAGCGGGCTTTGCCTCGTCTTCCTGTCGCAGGACCTGTTCAACCTCTATGTGGCGCTCGAACTGCTGACCTTTGCGGCCGTGCCGCTGGTCTGCCTCGACGGACGCGGCGAGACGGTGGCAGCGGCGCTGCGCTACCTGATGTTCGCGCTACTCGGCTCGCTGCTCTATCTGCTCGGCGCAGGCCTGCTCTACGGCGCCTACGGCACGCTCGACATCCGGCTGATCGCCAGCGCGAGCCAGCATGGCCCGGCGATCCATGTCGCGCTGGCGCTGATGATCCCGGGGCTGCTGGCCAAGGCCGCGCTGTTTCCGCTGCATCTGTGGCTGCCGCCGGCCCATGCCGGGGCCCCCGCCGCGGCGAGTGCCGTGCTGTCGGCGCTGGTGATCAAGGCGCCGGTCTTCCTGATCCTGCGGCTCGTGCTCGACATCGCGCCACCGGAGGCCGCCGCGATCGCAGGGCAGGTGCTGGCCGTGCTGGGAGCGGCCTCGATCCTGCTCTGCAGCATCATGGCGCTGCGGCAGGAGCGGCTGAAGCTGATGATCGCCTATTCGACGGTGGCGCAGATCGGCTATCTCTTCATCGTCTTCCCGCTCGCGACGGGCGGTGACGGAACCCCGCCCTGGGGCACGATCGCCTGGACGGGCGGGGCGCTCCAACTGACCTCGCATGCGCTCGCCAAGGCCGCGATGTTCATGGCGGCCGGCATCGTCGCAGAAGCGATCGGGCATGACCGCATCCGCGATCTCGGCGGCTTCGGCCGCGTGCTCCCGCTCAGCGCCGCGACCTTCGGGCTCGCCGGGCTGTCGCTGATGGGCATCCCGCCGAGCGGCGGCTTCATCGCGAAATGCCTGCTGCTGACGGCGGCTGCCGTCGGCGGCCATCTCTGGCTCGCCCTGACGATCCTGGCCGGCGGGCTGCTGGCCGGGGCTTACGTCTTCCGCGTCATGGACCGGGCGCTGGCGACGCCGGCCGAGCCGCTGGTGCTGCGCAAGCCGATTCCGCTGCGCCTCGAGCTGATCCCGCTGGTGCTGGCGATCCTGGCCGTGGCAATCGGCTTCCTGCCGCTCGAACCCTTCGGCCTGCTGCAGATCGGCCGCCCCGACGCCGCCCTGGCGGTCTCGCCATGA
- a CDS encoding proton-conducting transporter membrane subunit translates to MSAAGLLLAACLLVPLAMAASNLSPRFRARAPSLLWLAPVPAMLAAWLLPAGASASFPVPFRMTLALDQPGAILLGGAALLWSAAGAFAASYMRGKPGLTGFCVWWLLTLAGSLGVLIVADIASFYLLFTLASLSAYGLVAHEQTAGAKRAGVVYMVLALLGEAFLLFAFVMLAAGNPDPNPLIRDAVANLPASPMRDGIVALVILGFALKMGLIPLHVWLPLAHPAAPMPASAVLSGVLVKAGVIGLIRFLPFETALPAWGTLLATAGILTAYGGVALGVAQRRPKTILAYSTVSQMGLVAAIIGAGLAAGDPAAPGLAAYYGMHHTLVKGGLFLAVGVAFASGGRRLRPVLLLTGLLALSLAGLPLTSGALAKLAVKPMLGYGALSVAASLAAAGSTMLMLHFLAVMAGETAENPESRAPQGEAAPFLAVAAASLVIPWWLYPALSGDALASAWEIGSLWKLVWPMLLGLAVFALTRRFERLAGMVPEGDVLVLAERQAPRFARLPAAIERLDGALRLWPMAGLVLIGLVILLGGRFLLPA, encoded by the coding sequence ATGAGTGCCGCCGGTCTTCTCCTCGCAGCTTGCCTGCTGGTGCCGCTGGCGATGGCGGCCTCCAACCTCTCGCCCCGGTTCCGGGCCCGGGCGCCGTCGCTGCTCTGGCTCGCGCCGGTTCCGGCGATGCTGGCGGCCTGGCTGCTGCCGGCCGGCGCCTCGGCCTCCTTCCCGGTGCCGTTCCGGATGACGCTGGCGCTCGACCAGCCCGGCGCGATCCTGCTCGGCGGCGCGGCGCTGCTGTGGAGCGCGGCCGGAGCCTTCGCCGCCTCCTATATGCGCGGCAAGCCGGGGCTGACGGGCTTTTGCGTCTGGTGGCTCCTGACGCTGGCGGGCAGCCTCGGCGTTCTGATCGTCGCCGATATCGCGAGCTTCTACCTGCTGTTCACCCTGGCGAGCCTCTCGGCCTACGGCCTCGTCGCCCATGAGCAGACCGCCGGGGCGAAGCGGGCCGGCGTCGTCTACATGGTGCTGGCGCTGCTCGGCGAGGCCTTCCTGCTCTTCGCCTTCGTGATGCTGGCAGCCGGCAACCCGGATCCGAACCCGCTGATCCGCGACGCGGTGGCGAACCTGCCCGCTTCGCCGATGCGGGACGGCATCGTCGCGCTGGTGATCCTCGGTTTCGCGCTGAAGATGGGGCTCATCCCGCTGCATGTCTGGCTGCCGCTGGCGCATCCGGCGGCGCCGATGCCGGCCTCCGCCGTGCTCAGCGGGGTGCTGGTGAAGGCGGGCGTGATCGGGTTGATCCGCTTCCTGCCCTTCGAGACCGCGCTTCCCGCCTGGGGCACGCTGCTCGCGACGGCGGGAATCCTGACCGCCTATGGCGGCGTCGCGCTCGGCGTGGCGCAGCGGCGGCCGAAGACGATCCTGGCCTATTCCACGGTCAGCCAGATGGGCCTCGTCGCCGCGATCATCGGCGCAGGCCTGGCTGCGGGCGATCCGGCGGCGCCCGGGCTCGCGGCCTATTACGGGATGCATCACACGCTGGTCAAAGGCGGGCTGTTCCTCGCGGTCGGCGTCGCCTTCGCCTCGGGCGGGCGGCGGTTGCGGCCGGTTCTGCTGCTGACCGGCCTGCTCGCGCTCAGCCTCGCCGGACTGCCCCTGACCAGCGGTGCGCTGGCCAAGCTCGCGGTCAAGCCGATGCTGGGCTATGGCGCCCTCAGCGTCGCCGCCTCGCTCGCCGCCGCCGGCAGTACGATGCTGATGCTGCATTTCCTCGCCGTGATGGCGGGCGAGACGGCGGAAAATCCCGAGTCCCGCGCGCCGCAAGGCGAGGCTGCTCCCTTCCTCGCCGTGGCGGCGGCATCGCTCGTCATTCCGTGGTGGCTCTATCCCGCCCTCTCGGGAGACGCGCTCGCGAGCGCCTGGGAGATCGGCTCGCTTTGGAAGCTGGTCTGGCCGATGCTGCTCGGTTTGGCGGTCTTCGCCCTGACGCGGCGGTTCGAGCGGCTGGCCGGCATGGTTCCGGAGGGCGACGTCCTCGTCCTGGCGGAACGGCAGGCCCCGCGCTTCGCTCGCCTGCCCGCGGCGATCGAGCGGCTGGACGGCGCCCTGCGACTCTGGCCCATGGCCGGGCTCGTTCTCATCGGCCTCGTGATCCTGCTTGGCGGACGCTTCCTGCTGCCTGCATAA
- a CDS encoding SLC13 family permease — translation MNAIESTTLVVAVTVALFAWNRLPVVVVAIGAALSLWALGVVTLEQALAGFGDRAVMFVASLFIVSAALEKTGVTAWAGQILTARAGESRSRLLVIIMAAAGCLTALISGGGAVAALMPVVVMAAIRLRQSPSLLLMPLAFSAHAGANIFLTGAPKNILVSEALEDSGLPGVAFAEFALVGVPLLAGTMLILLLLGKRLLPAQGNARLPADFSRHAQTLVEHYGLTDGFFHLRVRATSNLIGIAPATLDLTQAQGRIELVTVQAGRSGIARGTDPICEGDYLLVKGEADAAARLCAARHLAPRDEADDGDAADALLNRSTGLAEVVIPPRSAFIGRAVHPGMTTEGGDLIVLAVQRGGVDLDPADPVLQAGDTVLLKGSWKALDLRLADADVLVVNSPDLVRRQAVPMGAGAGMAIAALAALVILLATGIVPPSVAALLCALALIGAGIVSVEESYRAIHWTTIILIGAMMPLSVAMVQSGTADLAARHLVALTGGGGPIVFLAGLFLLTACLGQIMSNTATTMIVIPIAMAAATSMGVSPRPILMSLCIAGSASFMTPIATSTNLMVMGPGGYAFGDYWKLGLPLMIWFFVMAVFYVPLIWRF, via the coding sequence GTGAACGCCATCGAAAGCACAACCCTCGTCGTCGCGGTGACGGTCGCGCTGTTCGCCTGGAATCGGCTGCCGGTGGTGGTGGTCGCCATCGGCGCGGCGCTGTCGCTCTGGGCGCTCGGCGTCGTCACGCTGGAACAGGCGCTGGCCGGGTTCGGCGACCGCGCCGTGATGTTCGTCGCGAGCCTGTTCATCGTCAGCGCCGCGCTGGAGAAGACCGGCGTCACCGCCTGGGCGGGGCAGATCCTGACCGCGCGCGCCGGCGAGAGCCGTTCGCGCCTGCTCGTCATCATCATGGCGGCGGCGGGCTGTCTGACCGCGCTGATCAGCGGTGGCGGTGCGGTCGCCGCCCTCATGCCCGTCGTGGTAATGGCGGCGATCCGGCTGCGGCAATCGCCGTCGCTGCTCCTGATGCCGCTGGCCTTCTCCGCCCATGCCGGCGCCAACATCTTCCTGACCGGCGCGCCCAAGAACATCCTCGTCTCGGAGGCGCTGGAGGATTCCGGCCTGCCAGGCGTCGCCTTCGCCGAATTCGCGCTGGTCGGCGTGCCTCTGCTGGCCGGGACAATGCTGATCCTGCTGCTCCTCGGCAAACGCCTTCTCCCCGCGCAGGGCAACGCCCGGCTGCCCGCCGATTTCAGCCGTCACGCCCAGACGCTGGTCGAGCATTACGGGCTGACCGACGGCTTCTTCCATCTGCGCGTGCGGGCGACCTCGAACCTGATCGGGATCGCCCCTGCCACGCTCGACCTGACGCAGGCACAGGGCCGGATCGAACTCGTCACCGTCCAGGCCGGCCGGTCTGGCATCGCACGCGGGACCGATCCGATCTGCGAGGGCGACTACTTGCTGGTCAAGGGCGAGGCCGACGCGGCGGCGCGGCTCTGTGCCGCCCGGCATCTCGCGCCGCGCGACGAGGCCGATGACGGCGACGCGGCCGACGCGCTGCTGAACCGCAGCACGGGCCTCGCCGAGGTCGTGATCCCGCCGCGCTCGGCCTTCATCGGTCGGGCCGTCCATCCCGGCATGACCACGGAGGGGGGCGACCTGATCGTGCTCGCGGTCCAGCGCGGTGGCGTCGATCTCGACCCGGCGGACCCGGTTCTGCAGGCGGGCGACACCGTCCTGCTCAAGGGAAGCTGGAAGGCGCTCGATCTCAGGCTCGCCGATGCCGATGTGCTGGTCGTCAATTCGCCCGACCTCGTCCGGCGCCAGGCCGTGCCGATGGGCGCAGGCGCGGGGATGGCAATCGCGGCGCTCGCCGCCCTCGTCATCCTGCTCGCGACCGGCATCGTGCCGCCGTCGGTGGCGGCGCTTCTCTGCGCGCTGGCGCTGATCGGCGCCGGCATCGTCTCGGTCGAGGAATCCTATCGCGCGATCCACTGGACGACGATCATCCTGATCGGCGCGATGATGCCGCTCTCGGTCGCGATGGTGCAGTCGGGCACGGCCGATCTCGCCGCGCGCCATCTCGTCGCGCTGACCGGCGGTGGCGGACCGATCGTCTTCCTCGCGGGACTGTTCCTGCTGACCGCCTGCCTCGGCCAGATCATGAGCAACACGGCCACGACCATGATCGTGATCCCGATCGCGATGGCAGCAGCGACCAGCATGGGCGTCTCGCCGCGGCCGATCCTGATGAGCCTGTGCATCGCAGGCTCTGCCTCCTTCATGACGCCGATCGCGACCTCGACCAACCTGATGGTGATGGGCCCGGGCGGATACGCCTTCGGCGACTACTGGAAGCTCGGCCTGCCGCTGATGATCTGGTTCTTCGTGATGGCGGTGTTCTACGTTCCGCTGATCTGGCGGTTCTGA
- a CDS encoding alpha/beta hydrolase yields the protein MRVFLLKALKRTAIVVVIASVSLLGLRIYDTQRGAPLEPWHTHIPKELSIAELDRGSWQDYLKAESEAFADIRAEVTQKLSPEERVPVNRYFDGSPIYPGRFAQDWNRSYVLQPEGPPKGAAIFLHGLTDSPYSLRHIARQYRERGFAAVAVRLPGHGTVPAALTEIDWEDWLAATRLAVREARRLAGPSAPLHLVGFSNGGALALMYALEGLDDAKLARVDRIVLISPMVGITAFARFAGLAALPAILPAFAKAAWLSVLPEFNPFKYNSFPVNGARQSHLLTAALQQKILKQARAGPLKDLPPLITFQSVMDFTVSTRAIITSLYAHLPANGSELVLFDLNRSAKFGPLLNTSADTLLARMLPPAPRPFRLSIITNAGPDSSEVVERVTEAGATEETERALGLSYPRDVFSLSHVALPFPLTDGLYGMTPDPKDDFGIELGSVAARGERGTLIVNLDALLRMSSNPFYPYLLARIDERLGPPMGAAAAEKKPE from the coding sequence ATGCGGGTTTTTCTTCTGAAGGCCTTGAAGCGCACGGCCATCGTCGTCGTGATCGCGTCCGTGTCGCTGCTCGGCCTGCGCATCTACGACACCCAGCGCGGCGCGCCGCTCGAGCCCTGGCACACCCATATCCCGAAGGAACTGTCGATCGCCGAACTCGATCGAGGCAGTTGGCAGGATTATCTCAAGGCCGAGAGCGAGGCCTTCGCGGACATCCGGGCCGAGGTGACGCAGAAGCTCAGCCCCGAAGAGCGCGTCCCCGTGAACCGCTATTTCGACGGCAGCCCGATCTATCCCGGGCGCTTCGCGCAGGACTGGAACCGCTCCTATGTGCTGCAGCCGGAGGGGCCGCCCAAGGGCGCCGCCATCTTCCTGCACGGGTTGACCGATTCGCCCTACAGCCTGCGCCATATCGCGCGGCAGTATCGCGAGCGCGGCTTCGCAGCCGTTGCGGTGCGCCTGCCTGGCCATGGCACCGTGCCGGCCGCGCTGACCGAAATCGATTGGGAGGACTGGCTCGCCGCGACGAGGCTCGCCGTCCGCGAGGCACGCCGCCTCGCCGGCCCCTCCGCGCCGCTGCATCTGGTCGGCTTCTCGAATGGCGGTGCGCTCGCGCTGATGTATGCGCTGGAGGGGCTGGATGACGCGAAGCTGGCGCGGGTCGACCGCATCGTCTTGATCTCGCCGATGGTCGGCATCACCGCCTTCGCGCGCTTCGCGGGGTTGGCCGCGCTGCCGGCGATCCTGCCCGCCTTCGCCAAGGCGGCCTGGCTCAGCGTCCTGCCCGAGTTCAACCCGTTCAAGTACAACTCCTTCCCGGTCAACGGGGCGCGCCAGTCGCATCTCCTGACCGCGGCGCTCCAGCAGAAGATCCTGAAGCAGGCGCGGGCCGGGCCGCTCAAGGACCTGCCGCCGCTGATCACCTTCCAGTCGGTGATGGACTTCACCGTCTCGACGCGGGCGATCATCACCTCGCTCTATGCCCATCTGCCGGCCAATGGCAGCGAGCTTGTGCTGTTTGATCTCAACCGCAGCGCCAAGTTCGGACCGCTGCTCAATACATCAGCGGACACGCTGCTCGCCCGCATGCTGCCGCCGGCGCCGCGCCCTTTCCGGCTCTCGATCATCACCAATGCGGGGCCGGATTCGAGCGAGGTCGTCGAGCGCGTGACGGAGGCTGGAGCGACCGAGGAGACCGAGCGGGCGCTCGGCCTGTCCTATCCGCGTGACGTGTTCTCGCTCTCGCATGTCGCGCTGCCGTTTCCGCTGACGGACGGACTCTATGGCATGACGCCCGATCCCAAGGATGATTTCGGCATCGAGCTGGGCTCGGTCGCGGCGCGCGGCGAACGCGGCACGCTGATCGTCAATCTCGACGCGCTGCTGCGGATGTCGTCGAACCCGTTCTACCCTTATCTGCTCGCCCGCATCGACGAACGGCTGGGGCCGCCGATGGGCGCGGCCGCAGCGGAGAAGAAGCCGGAATGA